A genomic region of Dactylococcopsis salina PCC 8305 contains the following coding sequences:
- the petM gene encoding cytochrome b6-f complex subunit PetM produces MTANTIIFNAAVLSSTLILVGLAWGFLLLKIQGNNAE; encoded by the coding sequence ATGACTGCCAACACAATCATTTTTAATGCTGCTGTTTTATCATCCACTTTAATTCTTGTCGGTTTAGCTTGGGGGTTTTTACTCCTAAAAATTCAAGGCAATAATGCTGAATAG
- a CDS encoding 2TM domain-containing protein, translated as MPPRWPRKPTREDPAYRKLEDRINFAVHVAAFLLINSGSWFFQQLSHPEWQWTLWLTISWLIVLALHLIYISAIADYSTNPKKTDG; from the coding sequence ATGCCGCCTCGTTGGCCCCGTAAACCCACCCGTGAAGACCCCGCTTATCGTAAACTAGAAGACCGAATTAATTTTGCGGTTCATGTAGCTGCTTTTTTGCTTATTAACTCTGGATCATGGTTTTTTCAACAACTGAGTCATCCTGAGTGGCAATGGACGCTCTGGCTCACAATAAGCTGGTTAATTGTCCTAGCGTTACATTTGATTTACATTAGCGCGATCGCAGACTATTCAACAAATCCCAAAAAAACCGATGGCTAA
- a CDS encoding DUF3181 family protein, with amino-acid sequence MANSTQDIEALAADIGDKIYIDVAKWHLYLSDAHLHTTIAEQIYPLLENKSLTEEQVQDILRRTKVKLGGGKTELPLLDLIPDNGLKDLMALLEDHS; translated from the coding sequence ATGGCTAACTCTACCCAAGATATTGAAGCGCTGGCAGCGGATATTGGCGATAAAATCTACATTGATGTGGCTAAATGGCATCTCTATCTCTCTGATGCTCATTTACACACCACTATTGCGGAACAAATCTATCCTCTCCTCGAAAACAAAAGCCTAACAGAAGAACAAGTACAAGACATTCTCCGACGCACAAAGGTAAAGCTAGGGGGAGGAAAAACCGAGCTTCCGTTACTCGATTTAATCCCTGACAATGGGCTAAAAGACCTCATGGCGTTACTCGAAGATCATAGCTAA
- a CDS encoding glycosyltransferase, translating into MPQNSWTDNNSYEELSSSIEALLWSDVETEDEEEWSSDFFQGLGGRRWKAAVTLMMIWGTTIALHLISWGSWLVLAVTAVFTLQVTRLLCSRPVASPPALAESDQESIPTVSILVAAKNEETVITDLVENLCHLDYPQDKYEIWLIDDHSTDRTPILLDQFAQKYRQLNVLHRSANATGGKSGALNQALTLSKGEIVAVFDADAQIPSDILRQVVPFFHQESMGAVQVRKSIANADLNFWTKGQQAEMALDSYFQEHRIGLGGIGELRGNGQFVRRRALASCGKWNEQTITDDLDLTMRLHLDGWDIGFVSHPTVQEEGVTSAIALWHQRNRWAEGGYQRYLDYWRWIIRNPMGIGKTFDLITFLLFQYILPTAAIPDLLMVLLRQEAPLYFPATSIMFSFSIWGMFRGLQNTQNPKTPQNWGEIFGETLRGTIYMIHWLLIIPSMTARLAVRPKKLKWVKTSHQGEQSCET; encoded by the coding sequence ATGCCACAAAATTCTTGGACAGACAACAATTCTTACGAAGAGTTAAGCTCGTCGATCGAAGCCCTTCTTTGGTCTGATGTTGAAACCGAAGACGAGGAGGAATGGAGTAGCGACTTTTTCCAAGGTTTAGGGGGAAGACGCTGGAAAGCCGCAGTCACTCTGATGATGATTTGGGGAACCACGATCGCGCTACATCTCATTTCTTGGGGATCATGGCTGGTTCTAGCAGTGACGGCGGTTTTTACCCTACAAGTCACTCGTCTATTGTGCAGCCGTCCCGTTGCTTCTCCTCCCGCGTTAGCAGAAAGTGATCAAGAGTCCATTCCGACAGTCTCCATTCTCGTCGCGGCGAAAAACGAAGAAACAGTAATCACTGATTTAGTGGAAAATCTCTGTCATCTCGATTATCCCCAAGATAAATATGAAATCTGGCTCATTGATGACCATAGCACCGATCGAACCCCGATTTTATTGGATCAGTTCGCTCAAAAATATCGTCAATTAAACGTTTTGCATCGATCGGCGAACGCCACTGGCGGCAAATCAGGAGCGCTCAATCAAGCACTCACCCTCAGTAAGGGAGAAATTGTTGCGGTTTTTGATGCTGATGCTCAAATTCCATCCGATATTTTACGTCAGGTTGTTCCTTTCTTCCATCAGGAAAGCATGGGAGCGGTACAGGTGCGGAAAAGCATTGCTAACGCCGATCTCAACTTTTGGACAAAAGGACAACAAGCAGAAATGGCTTTAGACAGCTATTTTCAAGAACATCGCATCGGTTTAGGGGGAATTGGAGAATTACGAGGGAATGGTCAATTTGTCCGTCGTCGTGCTTTAGCCAGTTGCGGGAAATGGAATGAGCAAACCATCACCGATGACCTTGATTTAACCATGCGCTTACATTTAGACGGATGGGACATTGGTTTTGTGTCTCATCCCACTGTACAAGAGGAAGGCGTGACAAGCGCGATCGCCCTTTGGCATCAACGGAATCGTTGGGCAGAAGGCGGTTATCAGCGTTATCTCGATTATTGGCGCTGGATCATTCGTAACCCGATGGGGATTGGTAAAACCTTTGATTTGATTACTTTTCTACTCTTCCAATACATTCTCCCAACAGCAGCAATTCCAGACTTATTGATGGTGCTGTTACGACAAGAAGCGCCGCTTTATTTCCCAGCAACCAGTATTATGTTCAGCTTTTCCATCTGGGGAATGTTCAGAGGACTGCAAAACACCCAAAACCCAAAAACGCCCCAAAACTGGGGAGAAATCTTTGGGGAAACTTTACGGGGAACAATCTACATGATCCACTGGTTACTGATTATTCCTAGTATGACGGCTCGTCTGGCAGTGCGTCCGAAAAAATTAAAGTGGGTTAAAACGTCTCATCAAGGGGAACAAAGCTGCGAGACTTAA
- a CDS encoding bifunctional sterol desaturase/short chain dehydrogenase, translated as MLMEGLRLGSIALFTVIWVELIRDSYHVLSHYWKPLYRLHQIHHRVFRPDLSVMNEELYRRSQWQNDVPECLVMLVGSVLPWLLVSHWVAFTGSVYTLGFLLGAIARGSGLAYADEITDLTHRPGNFTTLPGQWQVNRPYHWRHHFDNQNAYYCSTFTIVDKLLGSALSLKGKRVAVTGASGTLGKALLFVLRDRGAKVTAFSSKSEPILLADETEINPIVWEIGKETEVTSTLEKIDILIINHGINVHGDRSETAIENSYQVNVFSSWRLLETFLKTIQTNEDKARKEVWVNTSEAEVNPAFSPLYELSKRTLGDLVTLRRLDAPCVIRKLILGPFKSNLNPIGVMSAQWVAQQIVNLAVRDFRNIIVTINPITYLVFPWKEFLVSTYFKLFSK; from the coding sequence ATGTTAATGGAAGGGTTGAGATTAGGCTCGATCGCGCTGTTTACGGTGATTTGGGTCGAATTAATTCGGGATAGTTATCATGTCTTATCCCATTATTGGAAGCCGTTATATCGGTTACATCAAATTCATCATCGCGTATTTCGTCCTGATTTGAGTGTGATGAATGAAGAGTTATATCGTCGTTCTCAGTGGCAAAATGATGTTCCAGAATGTTTGGTGATGCTGGTGGGAAGTGTTCTCCCCTGGCTTTTGGTTTCCCATTGGGTTGCGTTTACAGGTAGTGTTTACACATTGGGATTTTTACTGGGGGCGATCGCGCGAGGGAGTGGTCTCGCCTATGCCGACGAAATTACCGATTTAACTCACCGTCCTGGCAATTTTACCACGCTTCCTGGACAGTGGCAGGTAAATCGTCCCTATCACTGGCGACATCATTTCGATAATCAAAACGCCTATTATTGTAGTACCTTCACGATCGTGGATAAATTATTAGGAAGTGCCTTGTCTTTAAAAGGAAAACGAGTCGCGGTGACGGGTGCGTCAGGAACATTAGGAAAAGCCTTATTATTCGTGTTGCGCGATCGAGGCGCAAAAGTAACCGCTTTTTCTTCAAAATCAGAACCGATTTTGTTAGCGGATGAGACAGAAATTAACCCGATCGTTTGGGAAATTGGAAAAGAAACAGAAGTGACTTCTACTCTCGAAAAGATTGATATTTTAATTATCAATCATGGCATTAATGTTCATGGCGATCGAAGCGAAACCGCTATAGAAAACTCTTATCAAGTTAATGTCTTTTCCAGTTGGAGACTTTTAGAAACCTTCCTCAAAACCATTCAAACCAATGAAGATAAAGCTCGAAAAGAAGTGTGGGTAAATACCTCAGAAGCAGAAGTCAATCCTGCATTTAGTCCCCTTTATGAACTCTCAAAACGAACACTAGGAGATTTAGTTACTCTCCGTCGTTTAGATGCTCCCTGTGTAATTCGGAAACTAATTTTAGGGCCATTTAAAAGTAATCTTAACCCGATCGGAGTCATGTCAGCGCAGTGGGTTGCGCAACAAATTGTTAATTTAGCTGTCCGCGATTTTCGGAATATTATTGTTACGATTAACCCAATTACTTATTTAGTTTTCCCCTGGAAAGAGTTTTTAGTTTCGACTTACTTTAAATTATTTAGTAAGTAA
- a CDS encoding DUF362 domain-containing protein yields MFPLNHKRRQILRWFALATGAAILPAACRQSSNSQAPIASSLKLQGNPASDQVSPVALLQTNDRVAGVSKILDLLQPEGLSDRSVFIKPNYNTGDPAPAATDTDLLDQLITEIENAGAGSITIGDRSGMAQTREAMQQKGVFDLAAKRGLETVVFDEMSAEQWQYFDAEGTHWKQGFAIARPILAK; encoded by the coding sequence ATGTTTCCTCTCAATCACAAACGTCGTCAAATTTTACGTTGGTTCGCCCTTGCCACTGGTGCGGCAATTCTTCCCGCTGCTTGTCGTCAATCTAGCAATTCTCAAGCTCCGATCGCTTCCAGTTTGAAGTTACAAGGAAATCCTGCTTCGGATCAAGTGTCTCCTGTTGCGTTATTGCAAACCAACGATCGAGTTGCAGGGGTTTCTAAAATCCTTGATCTCTTACAACCAGAAGGCTTGAGCGATCGAAGCGTCTTTATTAAGCCCAATTACAACACGGGTGATCCCGCACCAGCTGCCACTGATACCGATTTATTAGATCAGTTAATCACGGAAATTGAAAACGCTGGGGCTGGCTCGATCACGATCGGCGATCGGTCTGGTATGGCACAAACTCGTGAAGCAATGCAACAGAAGGGCGTGTTTGATCTCGCTGCGAAACGTGGTTTAGAAACAGTCGTTTTTGATGAAATGTCCGCAGAACAATGGCAATATTTTGACGCAGAAGGCACGCACTGGAAACAAGGATTTGCGATCGCTCGTCCCATTTTAGCAAAATAA
- a CDS encoding DUF362 domain-containing protein codes for MINTCCLKTHRFGGHFTLSLKNTIGMVAKYVPGDEFNYMGDLHSSPHQRKMIAEANAAYQPNLVLLDGVEAFVNGGPANGRKVAANVMIAGRDRVAVDVVGLALLRSLGTTRQVSEGSIWDLEQIQRATELGLGASHSEQIEILTADTPSQKLADQVRSMI; via the coding sequence GTGATTAATACTTGCTGTCTGAAAACGCATCGCTTTGGCGGTCATTTTACCCTCTCCTTAAAAAATACCATTGGCATGGTGGCGAAATACGTTCCAGGTGACGAGTTTAATTATATGGGAGATTTACATTCCTCTCCTCATCAGCGCAAAATGATCGCAGAAGCCAACGCCGCTTATCAACCTAATCTGGTGTTATTGGATGGAGTAGAAGCCTTTGTTAATGGTGGCCCCGCAAATGGGAGGAAAGTGGCAGCGAATGTTATGATTGCAGGGCGCGATCGAGTCGCAGTGGATGTTGTGGGGTTAGCCTTGCTTCGATCGTTGGGAACAACTCGACAAGTGTCTGAGGGTTCAATTTGGGATTTAGAACAAATCCAAAGAGCAACAGAATTAGGATTAGGGGCGAGTCACAGCGAACAAATTGAAATTCTCACCGCAGATACCCCCAGTCAAAAATTAGCCGATCAAGTTCGATCGATGATCTAA